Proteins from a single region of Roseofilum capinflatum BLCC-M114:
- a CDS encoding bifunctional sterol desaturase/short chain dehydrogenase has product MSWLSLGWGLLAIAAVECVRDVYHAFCHAWKPLYRLHVWHHRVFRPDLTPVNAEIYQKAHWYNDVPESVVMILSASLGSAIAVYFNDQLWGTGAAIIYSVTFLLTAMGRGWGVPGMEEWTDSTHRPGAFDAIPSQGMVNRSYHWRHHFDNQNAYFCGTFTLVDRIMGTALSLKGKTVAVTGASGTLGRSLLYQLHLQGAKPIALTSGDRPIQITVDDRAVEIPTVSWQVGKESELEEQFNSIDILILNHGINVHGDRTAEAIETSYQVNAFSTWRFMELFLKTIHSNRDMACKEVWVNTSEAEVSPAFSPLYELTKRTIGDLVTLRRLDAPCIVRKLILGPFKSNLNPIGVLSANWVAEQIIHQAKADSRNIIVTINPLTFLAFPIKEWCNSLYFQFFSQKASDLSPDPETEQQGI; this is encoded by the coding sequence TTGAGTTGGTTGAGTTTAGGCTGGGGATTGCTGGCGATCGCCGCAGTGGAGTGTGTGCGCGATGTCTATCATGCTTTCTGCCATGCTTGGAAACCTCTCTATCGCTTGCATGTTTGGCATCATCGGGTGTTTCGCCCCGATTTAACCCCGGTCAATGCAGAGATTTATCAAAAGGCCCATTGGTACAATGATGTGCCCGAAAGTGTGGTGATGATCCTCTCGGCCAGCTTAGGGTCTGCCATAGCTGTATACTTCAACGATCAACTTTGGGGAACGGGAGCAGCCATCATTTATTCTGTTACATTTCTCTTGACTGCCATGGGACGAGGATGGGGGGTTCCGGGAATGGAGGAGTGGACAGACTCAACCCATCGTCCGGGGGCGTTTGATGCCATTCCGAGCCAGGGAATGGTCAATCGTAGTTATCATTGGCGACATCATTTTGATAATCAGAATGCTTATTTTTGTGGCACGTTTACCTTGGTGGATCGAATTATGGGAACAGCTTTATCTTTGAAAGGGAAAACGGTAGCGGTAACCGGTGCGTCTGGAACGTTGGGGCGATCGCTCCTTTATCAGTTACATCTACAGGGTGCAAAACCGATCGCCCTCACGTCTGGCGATCGCCCGATTCAGATTACCGTTGACGATCGAGCAGTGGAGATCCCCACGGTTTCTTGGCAAGTGGGTAAAGAGTCGGAACTCGAAGAGCAATTCAACTCGATTGATATTCTGATTCTCAATCATGGGATTAACGTCCATGGCGATCGCACGGCAGAGGCGATCGAAACATCCTACCAAGTTAACGCCTTTTCCACTTGGCGCTTCATGGAACTCTTCCTCAAAACCATTCACAGCAACCGGGATATGGCCTGTAAAGAAGTTTGGGTCAATACCTCAGAAGCCGAAGTTTCCCCCGCCTTTAGCCCCTTATATGAACTCACCAAGCGCACCATCGGCGATTTAGTCACCCTGCGCCGTCTGGATGCTCCTTGTATTGTCCGCAAACTGATTTTAGGGCCGTTTAAGAGCAATTTGAATCCCATTGGAGTATTATCGGCTAATTGGGTGGCCGAGCAAATTATTCATCAAGCCAAAGCCGATAGTCGCAACATTATTGTCACCATTAACCCGCTCACCTTTTTAGCCTTTCCGATTAAGGAATGGTGCAATTCCTTATATTTCCAATTCTTTAGTCAAAAAGCGTCTGATCTCAGTCCAGACCCAGAAACAGAGCAACAAGGGATCTAG
- a CDS encoding adenylate/guanylate cyclase domain-containing protein has product MRSRFSLCNKLSLRAVLIVPFILQISAAVGITGYLSWRNGQQAVNDLAYQLRDEVTKRTEQHLTDYLQQPPRINHVNRQAVEAGKLDEDNFQQLQNQFWQQMQLFPRSREIYVGKPNGSYLAVSREPDESLIVKEVFGEGDPIGRFYSLSETGDRQDLIRETAPYDPRQRPWYKAALETRQATWSEIYLFRYGDLGITASEWFLNTDGNVGGVMAVDLVLSGISEFLATIEVSPSGKIFIVERSGFLVASSSEAPPFLLGAGGRNPERLMATNISDRLIRATAEFLMEDNKLEAIATPTQFNFEQGGDRSFVQVAPYPDDSGLDWLIVVVVPESDFMAQIHANTRRTIELCVLALLVATGFGWMTAHWISEPIMQLIAGSQKLAKAALSRCDNQTLAQNVEVRGVEEVKILAHSFNQMAQQLQESFAALERSNQELELRVEERTADLRREQEKSEELLLNILPEAIAEQLKQETQAIAEYFESVTILFSDIVGFTSLSARMAPIDLVNCLNEMFSSFDYLAEKHSLEKIKTIGDAYMIVGGLPIPQPDHAAAMAAMALDMQKVLQDFALENGESLQIRIGIHTGPVVAGVIGVRKFSYDLWGDTVNTASRMESSGTPGRIHVSHQVYEVLKDRFQFEERGIISVKGKGEMKTYWLVDHVMG; this is encoded by the coding sequence ATGAGATCCAGATTTTCTTTATGCAATAAGCTTTCCCTGCGTGCGGTCTTAATTGTGCCGTTTATTTTGCAAATTTCTGCCGCCGTGGGGATTACTGGATATCTGTCTTGGCGCAATGGACAACAGGCCGTTAATGATTTAGCCTATCAGTTACGGGATGAGGTGACAAAACGAACTGAGCAACATCTCACGGATTATCTACAACAACCCCCTAGGATTAATCATGTGAATCGGCAGGCAGTGGAAGCGGGTAAATTGGATGAGGATAACTTTCAGCAGTTGCAAAACCAGTTTTGGCAACAAATGCAGCTTTTCCCGCGATCGCGGGAAATCTATGTCGGTAAACCCAATGGCAGTTATTTAGCCGTCAGTCGGGAACCCGATGAAAGCTTAATTGTGAAGGAAGTTTTTGGTGAAGGCGATCCCATCGGGCGCTTCTATAGTCTCTCGGAAACCGGCGATCGCCAGGATCTGATTCGGGAAACGGCTCCCTACGATCCCCGCCAAAGACCTTGGTATAAAGCTGCCCTCGAAACCCGGCAGGCAACCTGGAGTGAGATTTATTTATTTCGCTATGGCGATCTGGGAATCACTGCTTCTGAATGGTTTTTGAATACGGATGGCAATGTCGGTGGGGTGATGGCAGTGGATTTGGTTCTCAGTGGGATTAGTGAGTTTTTAGCGACGATTGAAGTCAGTCCTTCCGGAAAAATCTTTATTGTGGAGCGATCGGGTTTTCTGGTGGCTAGTTCTAGCGAGGCTCCCCCTTTTCTCTTAGGAGCAGGGGGAAGAAATCCTGAACGATTAATGGCTACAAACATTTCCGATCGCCTCATTCGAGCAACGGCTGAATTTTTGATGGAGGACAATAAACTAGAGGCGATCGCCACCCCAACACAATTTAATTTCGAGCAAGGGGGCGATCGCTCCTTTGTACAAGTGGCTCCCTACCCAGATGACTCCGGTTTAGATTGGTTAATTGTGGTCGTGGTTCCAGAATCCGATTTTATGGCCCAAATTCACGCCAATACCCGCCGCACCATTGAACTGTGTGTCCTTGCTTTGCTCGTAGCTACCGGATTTGGATGGATGACAGCCCATTGGATCAGTGAACCCATTATGCAATTGATTGCCGGCAGTCAAAAGTTAGCCAAAGCCGCCTTAAGTCGGTGTGACAATCAAACCCTAGCCCAGAATGTGGAAGTGAGAGGGGTAGAAGAGGTGAAAATTTTAGCCCACTCTTTTAACCAAATGGCCCAACAGCTTCAAGAATCCTTTGCTGCCCTAGAAAGAAGCAATCAAGAACTAGAGTTACGGGTCGAAGAGAGAACCGCCGACTTACGCCGGGAACAGGAAAAATCAGAAGAATTACTGCTCAACATTTTACCGGAGGCGATCGCCGAGCAATTGAAACAGGAGACCCAGGCGATCGCTGAATACTTTGAATCCGTCACCATCCTCTTTTCCGATATCGTTGGCTTTACCTCCTTATCCGCTCGCATGGCTCCCATTGATTTAGTCAATTGTTTAAATGAAATGTTTTCCAGCTTTGATTATTTAGCAGAAAAACATAGCTTAGAAAAAATAAAAACCATTGGCGATGCCTATATGATTGTCGGCGGACTCCCCATCCCCCAACCCGATCATGCCGCCGCCATGGCCGCCATGGCCTTAGATATGCAAAAAGTCCTGCAAGATTTTGCCCTGGAAAATGGAGAATCTCTACAAATTCGCATCGGTATCCACACCGGGCCCGTAGTGGCCGGGGTGATAGGAGTCCGCAAGTTTAGTTACGATTTATGGGGCGATACAGTCAATACCGCCTCGCGCATGGAATCTTCCGGAACGCCAGGGCGAATTCATGTCAGCCATCAGGTTTATGAAGTCTTAAAAGACCGTTTTCAATTTGAAGAGCGGGGCATCATTTCCGTTAAAGGAAAAGGTGAAATGAAAACCTATTGGTTAGTTGACCATGTGATGGGGTAA
- the kaiC gene encoding circadian clock protein KaiC, producing MNTFEQLSEPEKTVNTKLTGITKIRTLIEGFDDISHGGLPQGRSTLVSGTSGTGKTMMTIQFLYNGITYFNEPGIFVTFEESPTDIIQNSASFGWDLQQLIDDGKLFILDASPDPEGQDIVGNFDLSALIERLQYAIRKYKARRVSIDSVTAVFQQYDAVSVVRREIFRLVARLKQLGVTTVMTTEREEEYGKVARFGVEEFVSDNVVIVRNALEGERRRRTVEILKLRGTTHMKGEYPFTITDDGINIFPLGAMRLTQRSSNARVSSGVSTLDEMCGGGFFKDSIILATGATGTGKTLLVSKFLENACKNSERAILFAYEESRAQLFRNANSWGIDFEALENQGLLKILCAYPESAGLEDHLQMIKSKITEFKPSRIAIDSLSALARGVSNNAFRQFVIGVTGYAKQEEITGFFTNTTDQFMGSHSITESHISTITDTILMLQYVEIRGEMSRAINVFKMRGSWHDKGIREYAITEHGAEIKDSFRHYEGIISGSPSRISVNEKSELSRIVRGVQTKEGDDDMG from the coding sequence ATGAATACATTTGAACAATTGAGTGAACCCGAAAAAACGGTAAATACAAAACTCACCGGCATTACCAAAATCAGAACCTTGATCGAAGGATTTGATGACATTAGTCATGGCGGTCTGCCCCAAGGTCGTAGCACCCTGGTTAGCGGGACATCAGGCACAGGTAAAACGATGATGACTATTCAATTTCTCTATAATGGAATTACCTATTTTAATGAACCTGGAATCTTTGTGACTTTTGAAGAATCCCCTACAGATATTATTCAGAACTCTGCCAGTTTTGGTTGGGATTTACAGCAACTCATAGATGATGGAAAACTTTTTATATTAGATGCTTCCCCTGACCCAGAAGGACAAGATATTGTCGGTAACTTCGATCTCTCTGCTCTGATAGAACGGCTTCAATATGCAATTCGTAAATACAAAGCTAGACGGGTCTCGATTGACTCCGTAACGGCTGTATTTCAACAATATGATGCTGTGTCTGTGGTTCGCCGGGAAATTTTTCGCCTGGTTGCCAGACTTAAACAGTTGGGTGTAACCACAGTGATGACTACAGAACGAGAAGAAGAATATGGAAAAGTCGCTCGTTTTGGGGTAGAAGAATTTGTTTCTGATAATGTGGTAATTGTTCGCAATGCTTTAGAAGGGGAACGAAGACGCAGAACCGTAGAAATCCTCAAACTTAGGGGAACCACACATATGAAAGGAGAATATCCTTTTACTATTACTGATGATGGAATTAATATCTTTCCACTTGGTGCGATGCGACTCACTCAACGCTCTTCTAATGCTAGGGTTTCGTCTGGAGTCAGTACCTTAGATGAAATGTGTGGCGGCGGATTTTTCAAAGATTCGATTATTTTGGCTACAGGAGCAACAGGAACAGGTAAAACCTTATTGGTTAGTAAGTTTTTGGAAAATGCCTGTAAAAACTCAGAACGGGCGATTTTATTTGCCTATGAAGAATCTAGGGCCCAGCTTTTCCGCAATGCCAACTCGTGGGGAATTGATTTTGAGGCTCTGGAAAATCAAGGACTGCTGAAAATTCTCTGTGCTTATCCAGAGTCGGCAGGATTAGAAGATCATTTACAAATGATTAAATCTAAAATTACAGAGTTTAAACCGTCTCGCATTGCTATTGATTCTCTTTCAGCTTTAGCACGGGGGGTTAGTAATAATGCTTTCCGTCAATTCGTGATTGGGGTGACGGGATATGCCAAACAGGAAGAAATCACTGGTTTCTTTACTAATACGACGGATCAGTTTATGGGATCTCATTCGATTACGGAATCCCATATTTCGACAATTACCGATACGATTTTAATGTTGCAATATGTGGAAATTCGTGGAGAAATGTCGCGAGCTATTAATGTTTTCAAAATGCGCGGCTCCTGGCATGATAAAGGGATTCGTGAATATGCGATTACGGAGCATGGTGCAGAAATCAAGGATTCTTTCCGTCACTATGAAGGGATTATTAGTGGTTCACCGAGTCGAATTTCTGTGAATGAAAAAAGTGAACTGTCGCGGATTGTTCGAGGTGTGCAGACAAAAGAAGGAGATGATGATATGGGGTGA
- the kaiB gene encoding circadian clock protein KaiB — MSPLKKTYILKLYVAGNTPNSVRALKTLNDILEQEFQGVYALKVIDVLKNPQLAEEDKILATPTLAKILPPPVRKIIGDLSDREKVLIGLDLLYDELRDDENMV, encoded by the coding sequence ATGAGTCCTCTGAAAAAGACCTACATCCTCAAACTCTATGTTGCCGGAAACACCCCCAACTCCGTGCGGGCGTTAAAAACTCTCAATGACATTCTAGAGCAGGAGTTTCAAGGAGTTTATGCCCTGAAAGTGATTGATGTCCTCAAAAACCCTCAATTGGCGGAAGAAGACAAAATTTTAGCGACTCCTACCCTTGCTAAAATACTCCCCCCTCCCGTCCGTAAAATTATTGGAGATCTTTCCGATCGCGAAAAAGTGCTGATTGGACTCGATTTATTATATGATGAACTGCGCGATGATGAAAATATGGTCTAA
- a CDS encoding circadian clock protein KaiA, with protein sequence MPSQLSICSFIRSESLGHSMDQYLDDTRHAHTRLGSEGELIEYLDQHRQQIDCLVVEQMPEILELLSKLREQKTYLPMVAIRESVENAKIFPIDSKNPEERGSIDVPDLTGMRRLYHDAILEVTTDRLQQVASVIDRAIEQFLELSTTPKSTSTQQGNAIEAIATQHSLKRQQRRLGEKLKERLGYLGVYYKRDPKNFFRRLSHEKQQDLLDCLKKDYEDIILNYFSDDEGTNAKIDDFVNIAFFADISVSQIVEIHMELMEEYSKQLQLEGRSEEILLDYRLTLIDTIAHLCEMYRRSIPRQS encoded by the coding sequence GTGCCCTCTCAACTGTCTATCTGTAGCTTTATCCGATCGGAGTCTCTAGGTCATTCAATGGATCAATACCTAGATGATACTCGCCATGCCCACACTCGCCTAGGTTCTGAAGGTGAGTTGATAGAATATTTGGATCAACACAGACAGCAAATTGACTGTTTGGTGGTTGAACAGATGCCTGAGATCCTGGAACTTTTAAGTAAATTACGGGAACAAAAAACCTATTTACCTATGGTTGCGATCCGGGAATCTGTTGAAAATGCCAAAATCTTCCCTATTGACTCAAAGAATCCAGAAGAAAGAGGCAGTATAGACGTTCCGGATTTAACAGGGATGAGGCGATTATACCACGATGCCATATTAGAAGTCACAACGGATCGGCTTCAACAAGTTGCATCCGTCATCGATCGGGCGATCGAGCAATTTCTGGAATTATCAACCACTCCAAAATCGACCAGCACACAACAGGGAAACGCGATCGAGGCGATCGCCACCCAACACTCCCTCAAACGTCAACAACGACGTTTAGGGGAAAAGCTCAAAGAACGACTAGGATATCTCGGCGTGTATTACAAACGAGACCCCAAAAACTTTTTCCGTCGTTTGTCTCATGAAAAACAACAAGATTTACTGGATTGCTTAAAAAAAGACTATGAGGATATAATACTAAACTACTTCTCCGACGATGAAGGAACTAATGCCAAAATTGACGACTTTGTAAATATTGCTTTTTTCGCTGATATTTCTGTGTCTCAAATCGTTGAAATTCACATGGAACTCATGGAAGAATATTCCAAGCAGTTACAGCTAGAAGGACGAAGTGAAGAAATTTTACTTGACTATCGTTTAACCCTAATCGATACCATTGCCCATTTATGTGAAATGTATCGACGCTCAATTCCTCGCCAATCCTAA
- a CDS encoding sensor histidine kinase — protein sequence MNSPLLQAFTAPVVVCVQTTLLERALMEWSLTDQALLVVIDPAQFPIACIQFSRWLPYWLKPSSQGVQTSSLLKINPQLYQIGEPILEPIACFSSDLEIGELQEQLKQLNPAITRHYALINQKQEFVGLLDNQRLLQYFLEQSTDYGLESQEAPARSTLLEHPQRGNPTLDWLVSPQSRFTSEGIDSRTQSKTSEDSTADWQLQALLTRVTQLVKENQKKDQILAYISHALKTPITRILSLSKLLFHPNQSLANPRQKQYLTLIHQGGKQLRMMIDDMVTWTQLELGEVGLNQVQLKSSQLRERILFTFAELVQDVPQPPRLNVYSDPQITEVMADEFWLGQMMNRLLSYNLWAIGDAQHYRSTPLQLELQSQGGFWISFRLTNPYLTTPINLTPWFSSSSHPNASPCSSTWELGLVIVSQLAQLHGGDLMCSVTENKGAEFTLLLPSQLLHQPSEPEIDSSFPQKLTLLCLSPGTPQKGTYQEWVRGCHTLKGQDCRLLEAEDLDQAEILARVWEPQVLVFNDAGLDDVSGYLNALRQSESLCYLPLITLSQETTQLANQIPGLLVFPCLVSPDSELAVSTLLQVIKIAASQG from the coding sequence ATGAATTCTCCTTTGCTCCAAGCTTTTACTGCTCCAGTTGTTGTCTGTGTACAAACCACTCTACTCGAAAGGGCCTTAATGGAATGGAGTTTAACTGACCAAGCGCTTTTGGTGGTTATCGATCCGGCCCAATTTCCGATCGCCTGTATTCAGTTTTCTCGCTGGTTACCCTATTGGCTAAAACCCAGCTCCCAAGGGGTTCAGACTTCCTCGTTACTCAAGATTAACCCCCAATTATACCAAATAGGAGAACCCATTCTCGAACCGATCGCCTGTTTTTCTAGCGATCTAGAGATCGGCGAACTTCAGGAACAACTGAAACAGTTGAACCCAGCGATTACCCGTCATTATGCCCTCATTAACCAGAAACAGGAATTTGTGGGATTACTGGATAATCAACGGTTGCTTCAGTATTTTTTGGAACAAAGTACCGATTATGGGCTGGAGTCACAGGAAGCACCCGCGAGATCTACACTTTTAGAACATCCACAGAGGGGAAACCCGACTCTCGATTGGCTCGTCTCGCCCCAGTCTAGATTCACTTCTGAGGGGATAGACTCAAGGACTCAATCCAAAACCTCTGAAGACTCTACAGCAGACTGGCAACTTCAGGCCCTCTTAACCCGCGTGACTCAACTGGTTAAGGAAAATCAAAAAAAAGACCAGATTCTAGCCTACATCAGTCATGCTCTCAAAACCCCGATCACCAGAATTTTAAGCCTATCCAAGCTCCTATTTCACCCCAATCAGTCCCTGGCTAATCCTCGGCAAAAGCAGTATCTAACGTTGATTCATCAAGGGGGAAAACAACTAAGAATGATGATTGATGATATGGTCACGTGGACGCAGCTTGAACTCGGAGAGGTTGGGTTAAATCAAGTACAATTAAAATCCTCTCAATTACGAGAGCGCATCCTCTTCACCTTTGCAGAACTGGTACAAGATGTACCCCAACCTCCCCGCCTCAATGTTTACTCCGATCCACAGATTACAGAGGTGATGGCCGATGAATTTTGGCTAGGGCAAATGATGAATCGACTCTTATCCTACAACCTTTGGGCGATCGGCGATGCCCAACATTATCGCTCCACCCCTCTCCAACTTGAACTCCAATCTCAAGGTGGATTTTGGATTAGCTTTCGGTTAACCAATCCCTACTTAACCACCCCCATCAATCTGACCCCTTGGTTTTCCTCATCAAGTCACCCGAACGCCTCCCCCTGCTCCTCCACTTGGGAATTAGGATTAGTCATTGTCAGTCAACTTGCCCAACTCCATGGCGGCGATCTCATGTGTTCGGTTACCGAAAACAAAGGCGCAGAATTTACCCTCCTCTTACCCTCACAACTCCTCCATCAACCCTCAGAACCGGAAATCGACTCTTCTTTTCCGCAAAAATTAACTCTGTTATGTTTATCTCCCGGTACACCCCAAAAGGGAACCTATCAAGAATGGGTACGGGGATGCCATACATTGAAAGGTCAAGATTGTCGCCTTCTGGAAGCGGAAGATTTAGATCAGGCAGAAATTTTAGCCAGGGTCTGGGAACCCCAAGTTTTAGTGTTTAATGATGCTGGATTAGATGATGTGAGCGGTTATTTAAACGCTTTACGTCAATCGGAATCCCTCTGTTACCTGCCCCTGATTACCCTCAGTCAAGAAACCACCCAACTCGCCAATCAAATTCCAGGATTACTGGTTTTTCCTTGCTTGGTTTCCCCGGATTCTGAGTTGGCGGTTTCTACGTTGTTACAAGTGATTAAGATCGCTGCGAGTCAGGGATAG
- a CDS encoding metallophosphoesterase, which produces MHPIFSGPLTVENLTVTVKNLPPELRGLKITQLSDFHYDGVKLSEELLAEAIHTSNSMNPDLVVLTGDFVTYEPDPIHDLVKRLKRLESRRGIYAVLGNHDLYYPTTKFIVTQALTDIGIQVLWNQVSYPLGKGLALVGLPDFWSPDFNPASVLDNLDEQVPRIVLSHQPDSAEVLQQWRVDLQLSGHTHGGQIVLPELGPLIAYQERAILATPSWLRQWIPLLQRKCDRVVKHWEWYAGFYQLNQNCLYVNRGLGTYPPGRLFCPPELTVITLV; this is translated from the coding sequence ATGCACCCAATCTTTTCTGGCCCGCTAACTGTTGAAAATCTCACGGTTACCGTGAAGAACTTACCTCCAGAGTTACGAGGACTGAAGATTACCCAGCTATCTGATTTTCATTATGATGGGGTTAAACTTTCTGAGGAACTATTAGCTGAAGCTATTCATACCAGTAATAGCATGAATCCCGATCTGGTGGTCTTAACAGGGGATTTCGTCACCTATGAACCCGATCCTATTCATGACTTAGTTAAACGGTTGAAACGGCTTGAGTCTCGGCGAGGGATTTATGCGGTTTTAGGGAACCACGATCTTTATTATCCTACCACTAAATTTATTGTGACTCAAGCCTTAACTGATATTGGCATTCAAGTATTATGGAATCAGGTCAGTTATCCTCTGGGAAAGGGATTAGCTTTAGTCGGATTGCCTGATTTTTGGTCGCCGGATTTTAATCCAGCTTCGGTGTTAGATAATCTCGATGAACAAGTACCGCGAATTGTGCTGTCCCATCAACCGGATAGTGCGGAAGTTTTGCAACAATGGCGCGTGGATTTACAATTATCGGGTCATACCCATGGGGGTCAAATTGTGTTACCTGAATTGGGGCCATTGATAGCGTATCAAGAACGAGCAATTTTGGCGACACCTAGTTGGTTACGGCAGTGGATACCTTTACTGCAACGGAAGTGCGATCGCGTGGTTAAGCATTGGGAATGGTATGCTGGATTTTACCAACTGAACCAGAATTGTCTTTATGTGAATCGGGGATTGGGAACGTATCCCCCTGGTCGATTATTTTGTCCTCCAGAGTTAACGGTTATTACTTTAGTTTAA
- a CDS encoding glutathione S-transferase family protein — MIKLYDFLPSGNGYKVRLCLTQLGREFERVEINILNGESRTVEFLDKNPNGRIPVIEVEPGKYLFESNAILVYLSQGTQLYPQSSWEQAQVLQWMFFEQYSHEPYIATPRYWISILGKEEEYEEAIQQKRQGGYGALEVMERYLSVHDFFVGEGYSVADIALFAYTHVAPEGGYDLSGFPAIQNWIGRIEAQPGFIPLMFDRF, encoded by the coding sequence ATGATCAAACTTTATGATTTTTTACCCTCTGGAAACGGTTATAAAGTGCGCCTCTGTCTTACTCAGTTAGGGCGAGAATTTGAACGAGTTGAGATCAATATTCTGAATGGGGAAAGTCGCACAGTTGAGTTTTTAGACAAAAATCCCAATGGTCGCATACCCGTCATTGAAGTTGAGCCAGGAAAATATTTGTTTGAATCGAATGCAATTTTGGTTTATCTGAGTCAAGGAACCCAGCTCTATCCCCAGAGTTCATGGGAGCAGGCACAGGTTTTGCAGTGGATGTTTTTTGAACAGTATAGCCATGAACCCTATATTGCCACTCCTCGGTATTGGATCTCGATTTTAGGGAAAGAAGAGGAGTATGAAGAAGCGATACAACAAAAACGCCAGGGCGGATATGGGGCTTTAGAGGTGATGGAAAGGTATTTAAGTGTTCATGATTTTTTTGTCGGAGAAGGCTATAGTGTAGCTGATATTGCCCTGTTTGCCTATACCCATGTCGCGCCTGAAGGGGGTTATGATTTAAGTGGCTTTCCAGCAATTCAAAACTGGATCGGTAGAATTGAAGCACAACCAGGATTTATCCCGTTAATGTTTGATCGATTTTAA
- the rppA gene encoding two-component system response regulator RppA encodes MKILLVDDEVALTESLSQVLRREGYDVDVATDGKQGEQLATTGEYDLFILDWMLPHRSGLDICRSLRNHQFSTPVLFLTAKDTLDDRVIGLDSGADDYMIKPFELREFLARVRALLRRFAAPNRSVLQVEDLRLDLENQMGDRQGRLIQLSEKECRLLAYFMQHPGQLLTHDQIYQALWSSDESPNSNVLAAQIRLLRRKIELPGESPLIHTVYGKGYRFGLLTD; translated from the coding sequence ATGAAGATTCTCTTAGTTGATGATGAAGTTGCCTTAACCGAGTCCCTCAGTCAAGTCCTCAGACGAGAAGGATATGACGTTGATGTTGCCACTGATGGCAAACAGGGAGAACAGTTAGCCACCACAGGAGAATACGATTTATTCATTCTAGATTGGATGTTACCCCATCGCTCTGGATTAGACATTTGCCGATCGCTGCGAAATCACCAATTTTCTACCCCAGTTCTGTTTCTGACGGCGAAAGATACCTTAGACGATCGTGTAATCGGACTCGATAGTGGTGCAGATGATTATATGATTAAGCCCTTTGAGTTGCGGGAGTTTCTGGCTAGGGTACGGGCGTTATTGCGCCGTTTTGCTGCCCCCAACCGTTCCGTGTTACAGGTAGAAGACTTACGGTTAGATCTGGAGAATCAAATGGGCGATCGTCAAGGACGCTTAATTCAACTCTCGGAAAAAGAATGTCGTCTCCTCGCCTATTTTATGCAACATCCCGGCCAACTTCTCACCCATGACCAAATTTATCAGGCCCTCTGGAGTAGCGATGAATCCCCCAACAGCAACGTTTTAGCCGCCCAAATCCGTTTACTACGCCGAAAAATAGAGTTGCCCGGAGAATCCCCCTTAATTCATACCGTTTATGGAAAAGGCTATCGCTTTGGTTTACTCACGGATTAA